The Deltaproteobacteria bacterium genome segment AGTAACCTATTTCCACCATCATAGCAAACGACTTGGAGAAGAGGAAATCCCCCACCAAGACACTGGCCTCATTTCCCCAGAGTGTGTTGGCTGAGGCGCTCCCCCTCCTGACCTCGGCGTTATCAATCACATCGTCATGGAGGAGGGTGGCGGTGTGGATGAACTCGATGACCACGGCCAAGGGGATATGGTCTCTGCCCTTATAGCCGCAGAGTCTGGCGGAGAGCAAAAGGAGGGCAGGGCGAAACCTCTTGCCGCCGCGTGAGATCAGGTCTTCCGCCACCGTGGTGATGAGGGGGACCTGAGAGACGAACCGGTTCTTAACCTCCTCCTCAACTTTTTGCAGATCCTCCTGGATTAGTTTGAGGACCTTCTCCATCTTTTGGTCTCCCTTTAGCCTTTATACTAAAAGCACCCCTCCTTGTCAAAGGCATTTTTGGCCCTTGTCCGAAGCCCTAATCTATGATAAAGGAAATCTTTGAAGGTTACCCAGACAGGCAGTTATACAATAAATACATCAGAGAAAGAAAAAGAGGAAGCATTGTTGTATGAAACACCCCGGAGATAGAGAAATGAAGAGGATTACTTTTGAAAAGATCGATGCCGCCAGAAAGGTTTTAGAGTTGGAAGAAGAGGCCTCCTCGGAGGAGATTAAAAAGGCCTACCGGGGATTGAGCAAGAGATACCACCCTGATCATTGCCAGCAGGAGGAGGCCTATTGTGAAGAGATGATCAGAAAGATCAATCAGGCCTATGAGGTGATCACGGCCTATATCCACAGCTACAAATATTCCTTCCGCAAGGAAGAAGTGCAGAGAAATGACCCGCACCATGTCATGGGGAGATTCTACGAAGACTGGATGTGGGGACCGGGGCAGTGAATGAATTATTCGACCGAGAAGTGGCTGAGGGCTACGATCGCTGGTATGGAACAAAGGAAGGGGCTCGTTACGATCTATCTGAGAAGGAACTGATACTTCGTCTACTCAGGCCCCAGGGGGAAAAGATGCTCTTGGATGTGGGTTGTGGCACAGGAAATCTCCTCCTCTTCCTCCAGCGACAGGGCATGCGGGTAGTGGGGGTAGATCCCTCTCCATACATGCTGGAGAAGGCCAGGAAAAAGCTGGATAAAGGACCCCCTCTTTTGCACGCCAGGGCGGAGGAGCTCCCCTTCAAGGATAAGAGCTTTGACATGCTGATCTTGGTCACCACCTTGGAGTTCGTTGAGGACCCCTTTTTAACATTAAAGGAGGCCTTCCGGGTCACGCGGGAGCGGGTCTTTTTGGGGGTGTTGAACGCCCTTTCTCCTTTGTCCATTTTCAGAAGGATAAGAGGTAAATTTAGGCAAAGCATCTATAACCACGCCCGTTTTTATTCCCTCTGGGAGTTAAAGGCATTGATCAGGGCCTCCCTCACCTCGCCTCCCTACCGTCTCCGTTGGGCAGGCCTGTCGCCCTTCCCCTTAAACCCCTTCAGTGCCTTTTTAGGAGTCGTGATAGACTTAAAAAGGTCTAGCCATCAACATATCCTTACCTCGCCAATGCCAAGATAATCAAAGGACATATCGTCCTGAACATGTT includes the following:
- a CDS encoding J domain-containing protein, coding for MKRITFEKIDAARKVLELEEEASSEEIKKAYRGLSKRYHPDHCQQEEAYCEEMIRKINQAYEVITAYIHSYKYSFRKEEVQRNDPHHVMGRFYEDWMWGPGQ
- a CDS encoding methyltransferase domain-containing protein yields the protein MNELFDREVAEGYDRWYGTKEGARYDLSEKELILRLLRPQGEKMLLDVGCGTGNLLLFLQRQGMRVVGVDPSPYMLEKARKKLDKGPPLLHARAEELPFKDKSFDMLILVTTLEFVEDPFLTLKEAFRVTRERVFLGVLNALSPLSIFRRIRGKFRQSIYNHARFYSLWELKALIRASLTSPPYRLRWAGLSPFPLNPFSAFLGVVIDLKRSSHQHILTSPMPR